In Granulicella mallensis MP5ACTX8, the sequence CGGGGCTCATCAAGGCAAGCCTCTATCATCGCTTCCCACGCGGGAAGGAACAGATGGCCCTTGCGGCGCTCACCGAAGTGGACCGGATCTTTGCGACTCACGTGTTGGCTCCGATCGATTCGAAGGAAGACCCTCTTCGCCGCCTGAAGCTTGTAACAGAGCGATTGAACGAGTTCTACGAGGGTGGAACGCAGGCGTGTCTACTCGAGACCCTGAGCAGCGCGGGTACGCCCCCCAGTGTGCGGACCCACGTGAAGAATACGCTCGACTTCTGGATTGCAAAGTTCATGAAGTTGTCCAGGGATGGGGGTATTCCAGCGAAAGAGGCTCGGGTACGGGCCGAGGGTGCGGTCGCTGCCATCGAGGGCGCTCTGGTAATCTCCCGCGCCCAGGAAAACAATAAGGAGTTCAAGCGAAGCCTGGAATCTCTCCCTACCCGTCTCCTGAACCGGTAAAGATCGGTCCTGATCTCGTCGGGTTAACATACGGACATGCGAGACATCGTGATCGGCGGCAGAGAGAAGATCAACCTGGAGACATGGGAACGCCGCGCGAGCTTCCAGTTCTTCAAGAGTTTTACCGAGCCTTATCACGGCGTCTGCCTCCGTGTTGACTGCACGGAAACCTACCGCTACGCGAAGCAGCATCAACTCTCGGTCTTCCTGTCCTTGCTGCATCGCTCCCTCATCGCCGCGCACCAGGTGGAGAACTTCCGGACACGCATTGTCGATGGCGACGCCTGGCGCTACGAGCTGATCAATGGAGGCAGCGCCGTTGGCCGGGCCAACGGCACTATCGGCCTGGGGCACTATCAGTTCCGGCCGCAGATCGATGAGTTCGTGCGCGACGCTTCCGTCGAGCTGGATCGAGTGCGGCAGAGGAACGACATCGAGCGCTATCCGGACGTCAACCTGATTCGTTACTCCGTTCTTCCCTGGTTTGACTTCACATCCATCTCACATGCGCGCGACTTCGCCCACGAAGACTCCGCGCCCCGCATCACCTTCGGCAAGATCACGGAAGCGGCAGGCCGACGCACCATGCCGGTATCGATCCACGCACACCACGCCTTGGCCGACGGCTTGCATGTGGCACAGTTCGTAGAGCGCTTCCAGCATTCCCTGGAAGCACCCGACTTCCAGGGAATGTAGAGACTCGTCACCGGTCATACCTCGATCGGTGACGAGAGGTCGAAGTATAGCTACTCCTCTGAGCGGAGCGGTTGTCTCCAGCGGGACACTTAAGAGCTGCCCGCTTTAGGTAGTGCCTGCCGAATCGGAGCTACCGGCTTTTGTCCTTGTGGCTGCTTTTGTTGTCGCCTTTGCCCCGCCGATTGCCTTTGCTTTGAAGGGGCGGGACTTCAGTCCCGCCGTCTCTGCACTGTTGTTAGTGTGGCTTTAGCCACGGAGGGAATGCTCGCTTGGCAAAGAGCCTCTCCACGGCTAAAGCCCGAACCTATCTCAGAAGCAAAAACAACGACAAAGGCCGGTAGCTCCGATTCGTCAGACACTACCTAAACCTGCGCGAATCCACCATCGACAAAGAGCTCTGCCCCCGTAACGAAGCTGGACTCATCGCTGGCCAGGAACACCACTGCGCTGGCAATCTCTTCCGGCCTCCCCATACGACCGAGCGGGACACCGGCGGTGATGGCCTCACGGCGGGCCTGTCCAGTCTCACTGCTTCCCAGTAATCCCTCCAGCCCTTCTGTTTGGATCGGACCGGGGCTCACCACGTTGACCCGAATCTTTCGTTGCTTCAAATCCGTGGTCCATGTGCGCGCAAACGAGCGTATCGCAGCCTTGGTCGCGGCATAGATGCTGTTCGCGGGAAGACCCTTGCTGCCGACGATCGAACCGTTCAGGATGATACTGCCTCCATCCGGCATCAACGGCAGAGCCGCTTGTACGCCGAAGATGACACCCTTCACGTTCGTACCGAAGATTTTCTCGTACTGCTCCTCTTTGATCTGTCCGAAGACCCCGTACTCAGCAGTTCCCGCGTTAGCGAACACGATATCCACGCGGCCCTGTTCGGTCCGAATCCGGTCGTAGAGCGCCTCAATATCCTCTTGTTTGGCTGTGTCTCCAGCAACCGCGATGCATCCCTGGCCGATCTTGGCAGCGGCCGCTTCGAGTGCATCCTTGCGTCTGCCGGTGATATAAACCGTCGCGCCTTCATTCACGAACGCCTTCGCCGTTGCAAAGCCGATCCCGCTGCTGCCGCCGGTTACGACAGCGATCTTTCCATTGAGTCTTTTCATCGAACATCTCCTTGTATGCGCGAGAGACCGGACAAGTCCTCTCGCTGGTTGATGGGGCGATCCTCGGCAAGAACGCTGGACCCGGATTTTAATTGCGCTTGCAATCTAATTTACTTTGATGGCGTCCGCAATTAAAATTATTCAAAAGGATTCGAGGAATTTTCAGATGCGAGTTTCTAAGGAACAGGCTGAGACAAATCGAACCTCCCTGCTGCAGGCTGCCGGTCGTCTGTTTAATGAGAAAGGCTTCGACGGAGTGGGCGTGGCCGAAGTCGCGAAGGAGGCCCGACTGACGCACGGTGCGCTCTACGCGCACTTCCCCTCGAAAGACGCGCTCGCGGCAGAGTCCTTTTCCGATGGAATCGCCCACCGCCTGGTAGCGATGCGAGGCCTGAAGTTGACCTTTGAGGGATACCTCGATGCCATGTTCTCAACCAGGCACCGCGACAACCTGGCAAACGGTTGTCCGATGACAGCCTCCGCAAGTGAGATCTCCAGGCAGGGCCCCGCGCTCGCTACCAGCTTCGCGCAGGCGTTTGAGGAGACAGCGGCGGTACTCGAAGAATCGATTGAGGGCGACCTGTCAGCCTCTGAAAAACGGCATCTTGCCATCTCGGCCCTGGCCGCACAGATCGGCGCCATCGCTGTGGCCCGTGCGGTCGCCAAGGTCGACCCTTCACTTTCAAAAGAAGTACTTCGCGCCGTCCGTGAGACGGTGACACCTGCTCCTCCGGCCAAAGAAAAGAAAACCGGAAGGTCGCGTCACCCGCATCCCACAAGATCAGAGCGTACCTCCAGCTAACGGTTCGGCGGAGCGGGCCAGGATAGCTTTATCTGAACGTCCTCATCCACGCTTCCCAGAATCGTCATCCTGAGCGAAGCACCTCGCGCTTTTTGC encodes:
- a CDS encoding TetR/AcrR family transcriptional regulator produces the protein MRVSKEQAETNRTSLLQAAGRLFNEKGFDGVGVAEVAKEARLTHGALYAHFPSKDALAAESFSDGIAHRLVAMRGLKLTFEGYLDAMFSTRHRDNLANGCPMTASASEISRQGPALATSFAQAFEETAAVLEESIEGDLSASEKRHLAISALAAQIGAIAVARAVAKVDPSLSKEVLRAVRETVTPAPPAKEKKTGRSRHPHPTRSERTSS
- a CDS encoding CatA-like O-acetyltransferase, encoding MRDIVIGGREKINLETWERRASFQFFKSFTEPYHGVCLRVDCTETYRYAKQHQLSVFLSLLHRSLIAAHQVENFRTRIVDGDAWRYELINGGSAVGRANGTIGLGHYQFRPQIDEFVRDASVELDRVRQRNDIERYPDVNLIRYSVLPWFDFTSISHARDFAHEDSAPRITFGKITEAAGRRTMPVSIHAHHALADGLHVAQFVERFQHSLEAPDFQGM
- a CDS encoding TetR/AcrR family transcriptional regulator, yielding MAKTETAEAEKVLGSLISVFRDHGFEGASLTRFTESSGLIKASLYHRFPRGKEQMALAALTEVDRIFATHVLAPIDSKEDPLRRLKLVTERLNEFYEGGTQACLLETLSSAGTPPSVRTHVKNTLDFWIAKFMKLSRDGGIPAKEARVRAEGAVAAIEGALVISRAQENNKEFKRSLESLPTRLLNR
- a CDS encoding SDR family NAD(P)-dependent oxidoreductase yields the protein MKRLNGKIAVVTGGSSGIGFATAKAFVNEGATVYITGRRKDALEAAAAKIGQGCIAVAGDTAKQEDIEALYDRIRTEQGRVDIVFANAGTAEYGVFGQIKEEQYEKIFGTNVKGVIFGVQAALPLMPDGGSIILNGSIVGSKGLPANSIYAATKAAIRSFARTWTTDLKQRKIRVNVVSPGPIQTEGLEGLLGSSETGQARREAITAGVPLGRMGRPEEIASAVVFLASDESSFVTGAELFVDGGFAQV